A genomic window from Glycine max cultivar Williams 82 chromosome 17, Glycine_max_v4.0, whole genome shotgun sequence includes:
- the LOC100778234 gene encoding uncharacterized protein: MEVSGRSCGVLGLPYCVPVRKNGRRFVTTLAKRNESQEKSKGPSFTLRVSKSTIARGAIGLFGLGFVDAGYSGDWSRIGVITPQTEDLLKLAAFLVVPLCIFLIFFLPSEQNS; this comes from the exons ATGGAAGTGAGTGGAAGGAGCTGTGGCGTTTTGGGCCTCCCTTATTGTGTACCTGTGAGAAAAAATGGAAGGAGGTTTGTGACAACTTTGGCTAAAAGGAATGAGTCTCAAGAGAAGAGTAAGGGACCCTCTTTCACACTGAGGGTTTCCAAGTCAACTATCGCTCGTGGTGCCATTGGACTGTTTGGATTGGGGTTCGTCGATGCCGG GTACAGCGGAGACTGGTCGAGGATCGGAGTGATAACACCGCAGACTGAGGATTTGCTTAAGCTTGCAGCTTTTCTCGTGGTTCCCTTgtgtatttttctaattttttttctgccCAGCGAGCAAAATTCTTGA